A region of Mammaliicoccus sp. Dog046 DNA encodes the following proteins:
- a CDS encoding glycosyltransferase family 2 protein, with translation MFISIIVPLYNEETNISILHEKVSNVFLNLQHQYELLFINDGSSDNSLQVLESLSQKDEHVKYVSFSNNFGKEAGMYCGLEHCKGDAAIIMDSDLQHPPEIIPELVQLHNEGYHQVVALRDRQNESIFKKIPANLFYKISHRMIDVKLKSGEGDFRLISRPVIDSILNLTEYNRFSKGIFEWVGFNKTTVTFDHQERHDGKSKFSFFKLIDYGIDGIISFNNKPLRVCFYLGGLTMIVCLLYIMVTFVDILLHGIEAPGYFTIISAILFLGGLQLFSLGVIGEYIGRIYYETKHRPKYIIAQSNIKHEK, from the coding sequence ATGTTTATTTCAATTATTGTTCCTCTTTATAACGAAGAAACCAATATCTCTATTTTACATGAAAAAGTATCAAACGTCTTTTTAAATTTACAGCATCAATATGAGTTGTTATTTATTAATGATGGGTCTTCAGACAATTCATTACAAGTTTTAGAATCTTTGTCTCAAAAAGATGAACATGTTAAATACGTTTCATTCTCAAACAACTTCGGCAAAGAGGCTGGCATGTATTGTGGATTAGAACATTGTAAAGGCGACGCAGCCATTATTATGGACTCAGATTTACAACATCCTCCCGAAATTATACCTGAATTAGTACAATTACATAACGAAGGATATCATCAAGTTGTCGCTTTACGAGATCGACAAAATGAATCGATTTTCAAAAAAATACCAGCAAATCTATTTTATAAAATTTCACATCGCATGATAGACGTGAAATTAAAAAGTGGCGAAGGTGATTTCCGTTTAATATCCAGACCAGTCATCGATTCCATACTCAACCTAACAGAATACAATAGATTTTCAAAAGGTATTTTCGAATGGGTCGGCTTTAATAAGACAACAGTTACATTTGACCACCAAGAAAGACATGATGGAAAATCCAAGTTTTCTTTCTTCAAACTGATTGATTATGGCATCGATGGTATAATTAGTTTCAACAATAAACCTTTGCGTGTTTGTTTTTATTTAGGTGGTTTAACGATGATCGTTTGTCTCCTATACATTATGGTTACATTCGTAGACATTTTACTACATGGAATAGAAGCGCCAGGGTATTTCACGATTATATCTGCGATTCTATTCTTAGGAGGCTTACAATTATTTAGCCTTGGTGTCATTGGCGAATATATCGGTCGCATTTATTACGAAACGAAACATCGTCCAAAATATATCATCGCACAATCTAATATCAAACATGAAAAATAA
- a CDS encoding ribonuclease HII — MKQKSIKEITEEIIALNTFDEIEHSIYQDDERKGVQNALLKRRKQIEKAEALKEKYIKMNEYENQILSNNDEALICGIDEVGRGPLAGPVVASAVILQPNHQYIGLTDSKALSQSKRIFFEQQIKEQALSVGIGIATVQEIDQLNIYQATKLAMQRAIDQLSYKPDHLLIDAMTLDNGIEQTSIIKGDLNSVSIAAASVIAKEYRDRLMDEYHLEYPGYEFDKNKGYGTKAHLDGINREGITPIHRLTFEPIKSKVKY, encoded by the coding sequence ATGAAACAGAAGAGCATTAAAGAAATTACTGAAGAAATCATCGCATTAAATACTTTCGATGAAATTGAGCATTCAATTTATCAAGATGATGAGAGAAAAGGTGTACAAAATGCACTTTTAAAAAGACGTAAACAAATCGAAAAAGCAGAAGCTTTAAAAGAAAAATATATCAAGATGAATGAATATGAAAATCAAATCCTATCAAATAATGATGAAGCGTTGATTTGTGGTATTGATGAAGTAGGAAGAGGACCGTTAGCAGGACCAGTTGTAGCGAGTGCTGTTATCTTGCAACCTAATCATCAATATATCGGGTTAACAGATTCTAAAGCTTTATCACAGAGTAAGCGTATTTTCTTTGAGCAACAGATTAAAGAACAAGCTTTATCGGTAGGCATTGGTATTGCGACAGTTCAAGAAATTGATCAATTAAATATTTATCAAGCGACAAAACTAGCAATGCAACGAGCGATTGATCAATTAAGTTATAAACCTGATCATCTTCTAATAGATGCAATGACGCTAGATAATGGTATTGAACAAACATCCATTATTAAAGGTGATTTGAATAGTGTATCTATTGCAGCAGCAAGTGTCATAGCCAAAGAATATAGAGATAGATTGATGGATGAATATCATTTAGAGTATCCAGGGTATGAATTTGATAAAAATAAAGGCTATGGTACAAAAGCGCATTTAGATGGGATAAACCGTGAAGGTATAACGCCAATTCATCGTTTAACATTCGAACCAATAAAATCAAAAGTGAAATATTAG
- a CDS encoding YfhO family protein, with amino-acid sequence MIIKIKNYLHNKSLLKIILLFSLLAILGHGYILYRYLKDGVLFTGPNDGIEQMLPIQMYLYDHWTRGSFFYATDLGLGGDMFTDLAYYFSTNILFVVNVICIWIGSFIFNFKTDHMIFWAQNAIIISIFKSFLIMCASYLYFKKIHFNTLSSVTVAFLFAVSPIYFRFAVYWPFFSDVFILLPLLLYSIESFLKTKRIGIFIFVVTITFINNFYFAYYQLLVGLAYFLYRFIFIHKDDIVPRFQQLKLLIIGSVLGLGSSLFVFFHAARGFIGNNRVSFQGSIPLLSDFTKNDNIFYDNYLVVVLFIAIQALLTFKLYKHYYYRLFSFITIALIIASFLPIVDSIFNGFSAPQKRWHYLLTFFSSGLIASYIYYFKSIPLKQYLLTGIPSFVIIFTSYFITKDVVIWIWMVPILYIVGIVVLTLKQYYRVTIIVYTSLVLLLSFLVSETHSKNQIYHDDHERRANSFFIQASTFDSELQRSHINKLNQHLQPDERIGWRVLNQDNTPMYQQFKGMSIYSSIFDGNLNHYLYSKAKVNLQNESLSRYSDMQSRSNLYSLWSTKYIMKKSYQKEYPANFKLLSDDGKYQILENEQLLPSVKVTNNYYNANAISNPLDLEHAMIKGVVTSDSTKSFNHLDKSKNILDQVSIQKRNAVYKNQTLTVPKNGDGITLKLPQSVTSKYKDLYLMLHLERKPPQSNFIFDVNGYENQRLFADSKYRMNQDDLLYRIPVPKDGKINLSLTNGVYKLNLQGLYGEDYQVLKQADKQKDYTYKEDRGNIDIHLKSHEKGTAVINIPYRKGLYAYVDGKEAEVNAVNHVMTGIDVDKNAKHIEIKYKPPYFNTMLLISFISIILSILFTRKVRHKK; translated from the coding sequence ATGATTATTAAAATAAAAAACTACTTACATAACAAGTCACTATTAAAAATCATTTTATTATTCAGTTTACTTGCAATATTAGGTCATGGATACATTTTATATCGCTACTTGAAAGATGGCGTCCTTTTTACAGGACCGAATGATGGCATTGAACAAATGCTACCTATTCAAATGTATTTATATGATCATTGGACACGTGGCTCCTTTTTCTATGCGACTGATTTAGGCTTAGGCGGAGATATGTTTACTGATCTCGCCTACTATTTCTCTACGAATATATTATTTGTTGTTAATGTCATTTGTATTTGGATCGGTAGTTTTATTTTTAACTTTAAAACTGACCATATGATTTTTTGGGCACAAAATGCAATTATCATTTCGATTTTTAAATCTTTTCTAATTATGTGTGCATCATATTTATACTTCAAAAAAATACACTTCAACACACTTAGTTCAGTAACAGTAGCTTTCTTATTTGCTGTATCACCCATATATTTTAGATTCGCTGTATACTGGCCATTCTTCAGTGATGTATTTATTTTGCTACCGTTACTGCTTTATAGTATTGAAAGTTTTTTAAAGACAAAAAGAATCGGTATTTTCATTTTTGTAGTAACAATCACATTTATCAATAACTTTTATTTTGCATATTATCAATTACTTGTCGGTTTAGCATATTTCTTATATCGCTTTATTTTCATACATAAAGACGATATAGTGCCGAGATTCCAACAACTCAAACTACTTATCATTGGTAGTGTATTAGGCTTAGGTAGCAGTTTATTCGTATTCTTTCATGCTGCTCGTGGATTTATAGGCAACAATAGAGTTTCTTTTCAAGGAAGTATTCCATTACTTTCTGATTTTACAAAGAATGATAATATTTTCTATGATAATTATTTAGTTGTTGTACTATTTATTGCTATCCAAGCATTACTTACTTTTAAACTTTATAAACATTATTATTATCGGTTATTCAGCTTCATTACGATTGCATTAATCATCGCAAGTTTCTTACCTATTGTTGATAGTATTTTTAACGGCTTTTCTGCACCACAGAAAAGGTGGCACTATTTACTTACCTTTTTCTCTAGTGGATTAATAGCGAGTTATATTTATTACTTTAAATCAATTCCGTTAAAACAATACTTACTTACGGGTATTCCGAGTTTTGTCATTATATTTACAAGTTATTTCATAACTAAAGATGTCGTGATATGGATTTGGATGGTTCCTATACTTTATATTGTCGGTATAGTAGTACTGACATTGAAACAGTATTATCGTGTAACAATCATTGTTTATACAAGTTTAGTATTATTACTGTCTTTTCTCGTTTCTGAAACGCATAGTAAAAATCAAATTTATCACGATGATCACGAACGCCGAGCTAATTCATTTTTTATACAAGCAAGTACATTTGATAGTGAACTACAACGGTCACATATAAACAAATTAAATCAGCATCTTCAGCCAGACGAAAGAATTGGTTGGCGTGTTTTAAATCAAGACAATACGCCTATGTACCAACAATTTAAAGGAATGAGCATTTATTCAAGTATCTTTGATGGTAATTTAAATCATTATTTATATTCAAAAGCAAAAGTCAATCTTCAAAATGAATCGTTAAGTCGTTATAGCGATATGCAAAGTAGATCAAACTTATATAGTTTGTGGTCAACGAAATATATAATGAAAAAAAGTTACCAAAAAGAATATCCAGCTAACTTTAAACTTTTAAGTGATGATGGTAAATATCAAATACTTGAAAACGAACAACTATTACCTTCTGTGAAAGTGACAAATAATTATTATAATGCGAATGCAATCAGTAATCCGTTAGACTTAGAACATGCAATGATTAAAGGTGTTGTTACTAGTGATAGTACGAAATCATTTAATCATCTTGATAAATCAAAAAATATACTTGATCAAGTATCTATTCAAAAAAGAAATGCAGTTTATAAAAATCAAACACTAACTGTACCTAAAAATGGTGATGGTATTACATTAAAACTACCTCAATCAGTAACTTCAAAATATAAAGACTTGTATTTAATGTTACATCTCGAACGCAAACCACCACAATCGAACTTTATTTTTGATGTTAATGGGTATGAAAATCAAAGACTGTTTGCAGATTCTAAGTACCGAATGAATCAAGATGATTTACTGTACCGTATTCCTGTACCTAAAGATGGAAAGATCAATTTGTCTTTAACAAATGGCGTTTACAAGTTGAATCTACAAGGATTATATGGTGAAGATTATCAAGTACTTAAACAAGCTGATAAACAGAAAGACTATACTTATAAAGAAGACCGTGGCAACATTGATATTCATTTAAAATCACACGAAAAAGGTACAGCAGTGATCAATATTCCATATAGAAAAGGCTTATACGCTTATGTGGATGGCAAAGAAGCTGAAGTTAACGCCGTTAATCATGTCATGACAGGTATAGATGTCGATAAAAATGCAAAACATATTGAAATTAAATATAAACCACCCTATTTCAATACTATGTTACTCATTTCATTCATAAGTATCATTTTATCTATATTATTCACACGAAAAGTACGACATAAAAAATAA
- the sucC gene encoding ADP-forming succinate--CoA ligase subunit beta, which translates to MNIHEYQGKEIFRSMGVAVPNGSVAFSPSEAVEKAKELDSNVYVVKAQIHAGGRGKAGGVKIAKSIDEVREYAKELLGKVLVTHQTGPEGKEVKRLLIEEGCDIQKEYYIGFVIDRATDRITLMASEEGGTEIEEVAAATPEKIFKEVIDPVTGLMPYQARRIAFNINIPKESVNKAVKLMMSLYNVFVEKDCSIVEINPLVTTGEGEVLALDAKVNFDDNALFRHKDIVEMRDLEEEDEKEIEASKYDLSYIALDGNIGCMVNGAGLAMATMDTINHFGGNPANFLDVGGGATKEKVTEAFKIILGDSQVEGIFVNIFGGIMKCDVIAEGIVAAVKEVSLDMPLVVRLEGTNVEQGKQILQESGLAIEPASIMADGAQKIVKLVQER; encoded by the coding sequence ATGAATATCCATGAGTATCAAGGTAAAGAGATTTTTCGCTCTATGGGCGTAGCTGTACCTAATGGTTCAGTGGCTTTTTCACCTAGTGAAGCAGTAGAAAAAGCAAAAGAATTAGATTCAAATGTTTATGTAGTTAAAGCACAAATCCATGCTGGTGGACGTGGTAAAGCTGGCGGAGTTAAAATTGCTAAATCTATTGATGAAGTTCGCGAGTACGCAAAAGAATTATTAGGTAAAGTACTTGTTACACATCAAACTGGTCCAGAAGGTAAAGAAGTAAAACGTCTTTTAATTGAAGAAGGATGCGATATTCAGAAAGAATATTACATTGGCTTTGTTATTGACAGAGCTACAGATAGAATTACTTTAATGGCGTCTGAAGAAGGCGGAACTGAAATTGAAGAAGTTGCAGCAGCAACACCTGAAAAAATCTTCAAAGAAGTTATTGATCCAGTAACTGGATTAATGCCTTATCAAGCTAGAAGAATTGCATTTAATATTAACATCCCTAAAGAATCAGTAAATAAAGCTGTAAAATTAATGATGTCTTTATATAATGTGTTTGTAGAAAAAGATTGTTCAATTGTTGAAATCAACCCACTTGTTACAACAGGTGAAGGTGAAGTTTTAGCACTTGATGCAAAAGTGAACTTCGATGATAATGCTTTATTCAGACATAAAGATATCGTTGAAATGCGCGACTTAGAAGAAGAAGACGAAAAAGAAATCGAAGCATCTAAATATGATCTATCATATATTGCTTTAGATGGAAATATTGGTTGTATGGTAAACGGCGCAGGTTTAGCGATGGCGACGATGGATACAATTAATCACTTTGGCGGAAATCCGGCTAACTTCCTTGACGTGGGGGGCGGCGCTACTAAAGAAAAAGTTACAGAAGCATTCAAAATCATCTTAGGTGATTCACAAGTTGAAGGTATTTTCGTTAATATCTTTGGTGGAATCATGAAATGTGATGTTATTGCTGAAGGTATTGTAGCAGCTGTTAAAGAAGTTTCATTAGATATGCCTTTAGTTGTTAGACTAGAAGGTACTAATGTAGAACAAGGTAAACAAATCTTACAAGAATCTGGTTTAGCAATCGAGCCAGCATCAATTATGGCTGATGGTGCTCAAAAAATTGTTAAATTAGTTCAAGAACGATAA
- the ylqF gene encoding ribosome biogenesis GTPase YlqF, whose product MTIQWFPGHMAKARREVTEQLKMVDVVFELVDARIPLSSRNPMIDDIVKQKPRVVILNKKDMSKQSETDKWMQYFKNQGFFPVQIDSKHGKHLGELMKAAQAATQEKFDREKRKGLRPRAIRAMIVGIPNVGKSTLINKLAKKSIAKTGNTPGVTKKQQWIKVGKELELLDTPGILWPKFEDQTIGKKLSLTGAIKDSIVHLDEVAIYGLNFLIKNDPEKLQKFYQIELNEEDEVVDLFDQIGKRRGMLKRGNEVDYESVTELIIRDLRNAKVGNYCFDVYEEMKEKYNETEEH is encoded by the coding sequence ATGACAATACAATGGTTTCCAGGTCATATGGCCAAAGCGAGAAGAGAAGTAACAGAACAACTGAAAATGGTAGACGTGGTATTTGAACTCGTTGACGCACGTATACCTCTATCTTCAAGAAATCCAATGATTGATGACATCGTTAAACAAAAACCACGTGTCGTGATCTTAAATAAAAAAGATATGTCAAAACAAAGTGAAACAGATAAGTGGATGCAATATTTTAAGAATCAAGGTTTCTTTCCCGTTCAAATAGATTCTAAACATGGTAAACATTTGGGAGAGCTTATGAAAGCGGCACAAGCTGCAACACAAGAAAAGTTTGATAGAGAAAAACGAAAAGGTCTTAGACCAAGAGCAATAAGAGCAATGATAGTAGGTATACCTAATGTCGGTAAGTCTACATTAATTAATAAATTAGCGAAAAAGTCTATCGCTAAAACAGGTAATACACCAGGTGTTACGAAAAAACAACAATGGATAAAAGTTGGAAAAGAATTAGAATTATTAGATACACCAGGGATATTATGGCCAAAATTTGAAGATCAAACGATTGGTAAGAAATTAAGTTTAACTGGTGCAATTAAAGATAGCATCGTTCATTTAGATGAAGTAGCGATATATGGACTGAACTTCTTAATTAAAAACGATCCAGAAAAACTTCAAAAGTTTTATCAAATTGAATTGAATGAAGAAGACGAAGTAGTAGATTTATTTGATCAAATTGGTAAACGTAGAGGCATGTTGAAACGTGGCAATGAAGTTGATTACGAATCTGTAACCGAACTTATAATTCGCGACCTGAGAAATGCAAAGGTCGGTAATTACTGTTTTGATGTTTATGAAGAAATGAAGGAAAAATATAATGAAACAGAAGAGCATTAA